A region from the Candidatus Paceibacterota bacterium genome encodes:
- the rodA gene encoding rod shape-determining protein RodA, with protein MKFFESLIYGGGLSRIISKPNIDWWLLGAVVPLLAAGLTTMNSFTGEGKFFEHQLVWIGLAFLVMFFLAFNDFRFLRRTSVIVTLFIGIVFLLLALFAVGSTFKGAQSWFDIGGFSFQPSDLAKLVLILLLAKYFSRRHIEIANIRHILVSGFYAMVLFLLVLFQPDFGGAIVIFLIWLGMVLVSGISKKHLALVFVIGAIAFGGLWTSVFKEYQKQRILTFIHPLTDIQGAGYNAYQSTIAVGSGGLLGKGIGYGTQSKLKFLPEYQTDFIFAAFAEEWGFVGVVLLLILFGIVIWRVLANAIRGATNFEVLYCVGVAILFTSHFIIHVGMNIGLLPVTGLTMPFLSYGGTHLVIEFTALGILFGMRRYQRASHKDEIKNEFIGPN; from the coding sequence ATGAAGTTTTTTGAATCTCTGATTTACGGCGGCGGTCTCTCGCGGATAATATCTAAACCCAACATCGATTGGTGGCTTTTGGGTGCGGTTGTTCCGCTTTTGGCAGCCGGCTTAACAACGATGAATTCATTTACCGGTGAGGGTAAATTTTTCGAGCACCAGCTGGTCTGGATCGGTCTGGCTTTTTTGGTAATGTTTTTTTTGGCCTTTAATGATTTTCGGTTTTTACGCCGAACCTCGGTTATTGTCACCTTATTTATCGGGATAGTTTTTTTACTTCTTGCCTTATTTGCGGTCGGCAGTACTTTTAAAGGCGCGCAAAGCTGGTTTGATATCGGTGGTTTTTCTTTTCAGCCGTCTGATTTGGCCAAACTAGTTTTAATTTTACTTCTGGCTAAGTACTTTTCGCGCCGACATATCGAAATCGCTAACATCAGGCATATTTTGGTCTCCGGATTTTACGCCATGGTTTTGTTCCTGTTGGTTCTGTTTCAGCCGGACTTTGGCGGGGCAATCGTGATTTTCTTAATCTGGCTTGGTATGGTTTTGGTCTCCGGGATTTCCAAAAAACATTTAGCTCTAGTTTTTGTGATTGGAGCGATTGCCTTCGGCGGTCTCTGGACCTCGGTTTTTAAGGAGTATCAGAAGCAACGGATTTTGACTTTTATCCATCCTCTCACTGACATTCAAGGGGCGGGCTATAACGCATATCAGTCGACAATTGCCGTTGGTTCGGGTGGCCTGCTAGGGAAGGGTATCGGCTATGGCACGCAGTCAAAATTAAAATTTTTACCGGAATATCAGACAGACTTTATTTTCGCGGCTTTTGCGGAGGAGTGGGGATTTGTCGGGGTTGTGTTGCTATTGATTTTATTCGGGATTGTCATTTGGCGCGTCTTAGCTAACGCGATTCGAGGCGCGACAAATTTTGAGGTGCTTTATTGTGTTGGCGTGGCGATTCTTTTTACGAGTCATTTTATCATTCATGTCGGCATGAATATAGGCCTCTTGCCGGTCACGGGGCTTACAATGCCATTTTTAAGCTATGGCGGGACACACTTGGTTATTGAGTTTACGGCCCTAGGAATTCTTTTTGGGATGAGACGCTATCAAAGAGCTTCGCATAAAGATGAAATCAAAAATGAGTTTATCGGCCCTAATTAA
- a CDS encoding glycosyltransferase, whose product MTMVKKKILYFITKSNWGGAQRHVFDLATNLPKTKFEAVVAAGGSGPLHDKLKETGIRSISVDSLSRDISTTQDALSFITFWRLIHSEKPDIIHLHSPKAGGLGALTARLYNLFVLLHNSLPTTHYPLPTSKILYTAHGWPFNEDRPAIQKYLIRLFSWLTIVLAHQTIVISDRERRQVKNFLLVQKKIVRIYNGLEPEIAFKNRAEARQIISNQLTIDQEAPWIGTVAELHKNKGLDFAIEAWPEVLTDKQNAKLVIIGEGEERANLEKKIELFGLQSSIFLAGRKADASSLLKAFDVFLLSSIKEGLPYVILEAGAAELPTVATSVGGLTEIIDDMKSGILIQARHPKEIAKAINYFFNKPENAKKMAQALKTKVTKTFTLRKMLRETYALYS is encoded by the coding sequence ATGACTATGGTTAAAAAGAAAATTCTTTACTTCATTACCAAAAGCAATTGGGGTGGCGCCCAAAGGCATGTTTTCGATTTAGCCACCAATTTGCCTAAAACTAAATTCGAAGCTGTTGTGGCCGCCGGTGGCAGTGGCCCACTGCATGACAAACTGAAGGAAACCGGGATTCGCTCAATCTCTGTCGACTCACTTTCTCGAGACATAAGTACAACTCAAGACGCCCTATCATTTATAACATTCTGGCGACTGATCCACAGCGAGAAACCGGACATCATTCACTTGCACAGCCCAAAAGCCGGCGGTCTCGGCGCCCTCACAGCTCGTCTTTATAATTTATTTGTTCTCCTACATAACTCGCTACCCACTACCCACTACCCACTACCCACTTCTAAGATTCTCTACACCGCCCATGGCTGGCCTTTTAATGAAGACCGTCCGGCCATTCAAAAATATTTAATCCGGCTTTTCTCTTGGTTAACCATCGTTCTGGCCCATCAGACCATTGTCATCTCCGACCGAGAACGCCGACAAGTTAAAAATTTTCTTTTGGTTCAGAAAAAAATCGTCCGTATCTACAACGGCCTCGAGCCAGAGATTGCCTTCAAAAATCGGGCCGAAGCTAGGCAAATTATAAGCAACCAGTTGACCATCGACCAGGAGGCGCCTTGGATTGGCACTGTCGCAGAGCTTCACAAAAACAAAGGTCTAGACTTCGCCATTGAAGCCTGGCCCGAGGTTTTGACTGATAAGCAAAATGCCAAACTCGTAATAATCGGCGAAGGCGAAGAAAGAGCAAATTTGGAGAAAAAGATTGAATTGTTCGGCTTACAGTCATCAATCTTTTTGGCCGGCCGAAAGGCCGATGCCTCTAGCCTACTTAAAGCTTTCGACGTCTTTCTTTTATCTTCAATCAAAGAGGGTCTGCCTTATGTCATCCTCGAGGCCGGGGCCGCCGAGTTGCCGACCGTGGCAACCTCGGTCGGTGGGCTCACAGAAATTATTGACGATATGAAATCCGGAATCTTGATCCAAGCTAGGCACCCCAAAGAAATCGCCAAAGCAATAAATTATTTTTTCAACAAGCCGGAAAATGCCAAGAAAATGGCCCAAGCTCTGAAGACTAAAGTCACCAAAACTTTCACACTTAGAAAAATGCTTCGCGAAACCTATGCCTTATACAGCTAA